From a single Anaerolineales bacterium genomic region:
- the fabF gene encoding beta-ketoacyl-ACP synthase II — translation MRKRVVVTGLGCVSPLGNNVKDTWDALLAGRSGAAPITAFDASAHKTKFAAEVKGFDAASLFGTREARKMDRFTQFATAAALEALEQSGLKIDDTNRDRIGILIGSGIGGIITMLDQYEVMKERGPERVSPFLIPMMISDGAAGNLAIRVGARGPNMALATACASGTNALGEAAEMIRRGAADAMIAGASEASISALAMAGMNVMTALSTRNDDPQRASRPFDKNRDGFLMAEGAGILVLESLEHAQARGATILCEFAGYGTSDDAFHISAPAENGAGAAISMQLALENAEFSPADIDYINAHGTSTQLNDKSETAAIKTVFGEHAYKVPVSSTKSMTGHLLGASGALEAVVGALTILNGIVPATINYETPDPVCDLDYVPNQPRELKVDRVMSNSFGFGGHNATLILSRHR, via the coding sequence ATGAGAAAACGAGTCGTAGTGACGGGACTCGGTTGTGTGAGCCCGTTGGGAAATAATGTAAAGGATACATGGGATGCGCTTTTGGCGGGCAGATCCGGCGCGGCGCCCATTACCGCGTTCGATGCCAGCGCCCATAAAACGAAATTTGCCGCGGAGGTCAAGGGGTTTGACGCCGCATCTTTGTTCGGCACGCGCGAAGCCCGCAAGATGGACCGTTTTACGCAGTTTGCAACCGCTGCCGCGTTGGAAGCGCTGGAGCAATCTGGTTTGAAGATCGACGATACGAACCGCGACCGGATCGGCATCCTGATCGGTTCAGGGATCGGGGGGATCATCACCATGTTGGATCAATACGAAGTCATGAAAGAGCGCGGACCGGAACGCGTCAGTCCATTTCTGATCCCGATGATGATCTCGGATGGTGCGGCGGGCAACCTCGCCATCCGTGTCGGTGCGCGCGGACCGAACATGGCGCTGGCGACCGCCTGCGCCTCCGGCACGAACGCGCTCGGCGAGGCGGCGGAGATGATCCGGCGCGGTGCGGCGGATGCGATGATCGCGGGGGCGTCTGAAGCGTCCATTAGTGCGCTTGCCATGGCGGGCATGAACGTGATGACCGCCTTGTCCACGCGTAACGACGATCCGCAGCGCGCCTCGCGTCCCTTCGATAAGAACCGTGACGGTTTTCTAATGGCGGAGGGGGCGGGCATATTGGTCCTGGAATCGCTGGAACATGCTCAGGCGCGCGGCGCAACGATTTTGTGCGAGTTTGCGGGCTACGGTACCTCGGATGACGCCTTCCATATTTCTGCTCCCGCGGAAAATGGGGCGGGAGCCGCGATCTCCATGCAACTGGCGCTGGAAAATGCGGAGTTTTCGCCCGCCGACATTGACTATATCAATGCGCACGGCACGTCCACGCAGTTGAACGATAAAAGCGAAACCGCCGCCATCAAGACTGTATTCGGCGAACATGCGTATAAGGTTCCGGTTTCGTCCACAAAATCCATGACCGGGCACCTATTGGGAGCCTCCGGCGCGCTGGAAGCGGTCGTCGGCGCCCTGACGATCCTGAATGGTATCGTGCCTGCCACGATCAACTACGAAACCCCCGACCCCGTCTGCGATCTGGATTATGTGCCCAACCAGCCGCGCGAATTGAAAGTGGACCGCGTGATGTCCAACTCGTTCGGGTTTGGCGGGCACAATGCGACCTTGATATTGAGCCGCCATCGATAA
- a CDS encoding MgtC/SapB family protein, protein MDPLFIENLIKIVMAVLVGGIIGAEREYQDKAAGFRTIILITLGSTLFTIFSLSMDPGFTQTRVAANIVTGIGFLGAGAIMREGGRIAGLTTAATIWLSAALGMGIGAGQLYFVLAATFITILVLLVFPRLELRIDRIREARSYRIVLATGEYQKLAKVSAALQECSLTVYEHHQAKTEKSIIGSWKTIGAPDNHEKFIMLMLQDKEIKEIDY, encoded by the coding sequence ATGGATCCACTATTTATCGAGAATTTGATCAAGATCGTCATGGCGGTGCTGGTGGGCGGCATCATCGGCGCGGAACGTGAATATCAGGACAAGGCGGCAGGTTTCCGCACCATCATCCTGATCACGCTCGGCTCGACCCTTTTCACCATCTTTTCACTCAGCATGGACCCGGGCTTTACGCAAACGCGCGTTGCCGCGAATATCGTCACCGGCATCGGCTTTCTGGGCGCGGGCGCGATCATGCGCGAGGGCGGCAGGATCGCCGGGCTGACGACCGCGGCGACCATCTGGCTCTCGGCGGCGCTCGGCATGGGTATTGGAGCCGGACAGCTTTACTTTGTGCTTGCCGCCACCTTCATCACCATCCTGGTGCTGTTGGTCTTCCCTCGTCTCGAACTGCGCATTGACCGCATCCGCGAGGCGCGTTCGTACCGCATCGTGCTTGCCACCGGCGAGTATCAAAAACTGGCAAAGGTCAGCGCGGCGTTGCAGGAATGTTCGCTGACCGTGTACGAACACCACCAAGCCAAGACGGAAAAGTCCATCATCGGCTCATGGAAGACCATCGGCGCGCCGGACAATCACGAAAAATTCATCATGTTAATGTTGCAAGACAAAGAGATCAAAGAAATCGATTATTAA
- a CDS encoding thioredoxin domain-containing protein, producing the protein MPNQLINESSPYLLQHADNPVDWYPWGAEALEKARREDKPIFLSIGYAACHWCHVMAHESFENPETATLMNEHFVNIKVDREERPDLDGIYMQATVAMTGSGGWPMSVFLTPDLKPFYTGTYFPPVRRYNMPAFTDVLTGLANAWKNDRAEVETTGDKVSYHLQAQVKPQNADPLTPEHLNAIANAMQESYDWGYGGWGDAPKFPQAMAVEFLLHHFTTRKTDEYNKLIEHCLQAMARGGMYDVVGGGFSRYSTDNHWRVPHFEKMLYDNALLARAYLHAWQVTKNPFYKRIVEETLDFVAREMTHERGGFYSSLDADSEGEEGRFYVWTQDELRAVLGDAYEFFEAAYGVTAKGNWEGKTVLQRALDDASLAARFKLDPEAVPAKLAESHAKLLTARSVRVRPGTDDKVLTAWNGLMLAAFAEAARVLADDSSRSDSYLDLATRNADFLLSELRPDGTLRRSWRDGKTTGEVFLEDFSALILGLLELYQTDFNETWFAATKQLADEMIERFRDPDGGFFDTPHDAETLLLRPKDIQDNATPSGNALACEALLKLAAFVDEGRYRDLAEESLTLIAGFVLRYPLGFARWLSAAEIAAGTMRQVAVLGEAQDEDFRRMLKAIQSDYRPNVVVAASSHPKTEVSPALLEGRSMLGGRATAYVCEGFVCKQPVTELEALVEQLNNQ; encoded by the coding sequence ATGCCCAATCAACTGATCAACGAAAGTTCCCCCTACCTTCTCCAACACGCAGACAACCCCGTGGACTGGTATCCATGGGGCGCGGAGGCGCTGGAAAAAGCCAGGCGCGAAGACAAGCCGATATTCCTAAGCATCGGCTATGCCGCCTGTCACTGGTGTCACGTCATGGCGCACGAATCCTTCGAGAACCCCGAAACCGCGACACTCATGAACGAGCATTTCGTCAACATCAAGGTTGACCGCGAAGAGCGCCCCGACCTCGACGGCATCTACATGCAGGCAACCGTCGCCATGACCGGCTCCGGCGGCTGGCCCATGTCGGTCTTCCTAACGCCGGACCTCAAGCCTTTCTACACAGGCACCTACTTCCCGCCCGTGCGGCGCTACAACATGCCCGCCTTCACAGACGTGCTGACCGGGCTTGCCAACGCCTGGAAGAACGACCGCGCCGAAGTGGAGACCACCGGAGACAAGGTCAGTTACCATTTGCAGGCGCAGGTCAAACCGCAGAACGCCGATCCGCTTACGCCGGAGCATCTCAACGCCATCGCGAACGCCATGCAGGAATCCTACGACTGGGGCTACGGCGGCTGGGGCGATGCGCCCAAATTCCCGCAGGCGATGGCAGTCGAATTCCTACTCCATCATTTCACTACACGCAAAACGGACGAATACAACAAACTGATCGAACACTGCCTGCAAGCCATGGCGCGCGGCGGCATGTATGATGTGGTCGGCGGCGGCTTCTCGCGCTACAGCACCGACAACCATTGGCGCGTGCCTCACTTTGAGAAAATGCTCTACGATAACGCCCTGCTTGCGCGCGCCTATCTGCACGCGTGGCAGGTCACCAAAAACCCTTTCTACAAACGTATCGTGGAGGAAACTCTCGATTTCGTCGCGCGCGAAATGACGCATGAGCGCGGCGGCTTCTACTCCTCGCTCGACGCCGACTCGGAAGGCGAAGAAGGCAGGTTCTACGTCTGGACACAGGACGAACTCCGCGCCGTGCTCGGGGACGCCTACGAGTTCTTTGAAGCGGCATATGGCGTGACTGCTAAAGGGAATTGGGAAGGCAAGACTGTGTTGCAGCGTGCACTGGATGACGCCTCGCTCGCCGCCCGCTTCAAACTCGACCCTGAAGCTGTTCCCGCCAAACTAGCCGAATCTCACGCCAAGCTTCTCACCGCCCGCTCCGTCCGCGTCCGCCCGGGCACGGATGACAAGGTGCTGACCGCGTGGAACGGACTGATGCTGGCGGCATTTGCGGAGGCGGCACGGGTTCTCGCGGACGATTCCTCGCGTTCCGACTCATACCTTGATCTGGCTACGCGCAACGCTGATTTTTTACTCTCAGAACTGCGCCCGGATGGTACATTGCGCCGTTCCTGGCGCGACGGCAAAACGACCGGCGAAGTGTTCCTTGAAGATTTTTCCGCGCTCATTCTCGGTCTATTGGAGTTGTATCAGACCGATTTCAATGAAACATGGTTCGCCGCTACAAAGCAATTGGCGGATGAAATGATCGAACGTTTCCGCGATCCCGATGGCGGCTTTTTCGATACGCCGCACGATGCCGAGACCCTGTTGCTGCGCCCGAAGGATATTCAGGACAATGCCACACCATCTGGAAATGCGTTGGCTTGCGAAGCGCTGTTAAAATTGGCGGCATTCGTCGACGAGGGCAGATACCGCGACCTGGCGGAAGAATCTCTAACGTTGATCGCTGGGTTTGTCCTGAGGTACCCGCTTGGGTTTGCAAGGTGGCTGTCGGCGGCGGAGATTGCCGCGGGGACGATGAGACAGGTTGCAGTCTTGGGTGAGGCGCAGGATGAAGATTTCAGGCGGATGCTCAAGGCGATCCAGTCAGATTATCGCCCGAACGTGGTGGTGGCAGCTTCGTCCCATCCCAAAACAGAAGTCTCCCCTGCCCTGCTGGAAGGCAGGAGCATGCTGGGCGGCCGGGCGACGGCGTACGTCTGCGAGGGCTTTGTGTGCAAGCAACCGGTGACCGAATTGGAAGCGCTGGTTGAACAACTAAATAATCAATGA
- a CDS encoding CHAT domain-containing protein: MTTLKVFGHRDESLKNVHFGEHLPNFSVSEAVQFSNDRASSSEQLLKGLKKSDVVELIYEGDIHRWVTVEELEREFKYQLSRGEEADVLEIPAQLPSGETSRGALTWTLKALRVLKFDPVKAAAGKFAEFWDGRIMPKPGLFRFDKGFDAPSADIKQLKLKDKKKALLLFIHGTFSSTSGGFGAFHPEVWAALQGAYGERIFGYDHKTLSLSPVENALDLVKRLPVGATLHLVTHSRGGLVGELLSRGGRKGKPPFDADDLKLVSANPLTAASLKELSDLLAKKRITVERFVRVACPARGTALASKKLDRWLEVMINVIGKLLPPGAAQTYSVITDLLLDFKKQAADPEAMPGLASMTPESDFIKLINRPDVELDVDLSVIAGDIEKNDVVGRLAVFFTDLFYSEEHDLVVQTPAMYGGPTRKGGRYFFYKGPGVHHSSYFSNKRTAEVVREALTNPKPDKLDAKGFRPLKEAYLSAVPELELGARSFQKRANLSQPVVYVLPGIMGTHLAEGGSRIWLNVLELAQGRIANLQITSRKVQPQALVALAYANLVDYLSATHEVIPFPYDWRLSIVDESNRFADALEAKLKETDQPIRILAHSMGGLVTRAMIAQRPKVWEQVSKRDGSRFIMLGTPNRGSYQIPRLIVGQEKTFRMLAMLDVKNSVRQLLDVIVRFPGVLQLLPMGADGALDFLDAAAWEKLPNAGGKWVKPRAEDLAQARAFHELLEAGRKNLQDWSKVLYVAGYGRGAPVSVELAGKKEAVFVGTNQGDGTVPWESGILPEFGQDRTYYMEAPHGDLANHKPSFAAIYDLLNEGATTRLSKTPPRYDRSEEERYPLRDESVEIYPLQLDLETAVLGASPLRQQEPAVRPVKVSVVHGNLSFCSDPVAVGHYEGDGLYSAEKALDHHLNGRLSDRLQLGRYPGPEGTADVVLNEDGRKPGGAIIVGLGKAGELSPHKLTSSFANALREFGIKAVENDLVGEDGELKISTLLIGTGGNGLSVTNSVDAILSAVLQANRSFSQIVVADQGTSRYRYNIRITEVQFVELFKDQAILAVKALGSLPENEAFQVNRKLQKLQGGWKRAAYEEPAGWWKRIYIRAEEKDGAPLIFSVPTDRARSEDSRLTIQRPSLERLIEQAVRFPNWDQNLASSLFELTIPNRIKGSFKDMQSSLFVVDKEAARYPWELMYDRRSGEDLPLVIQMGMIRQFSTFNFQERVVDVRNKKVMVIGNPADAPEGFSNLPGAEQEAHQVASKLEEFGFEVQRAIHADPGYIMNHLFSRDYRVLHLAGHGVYRYTYKRSGNAKAEEYTGMVLGDGIFLTANEIKQKMNIPELVFINCCHLGKFSSPEEDRDPRYAFNDFAASLSEELINMGVKAVVAAGWAVDDAAALTFAEVFYERMLKGDYFGDAVKAARVETYRLHKDRTNTWGAYQCYGDPTYRLVLSLGGGGGGRDRFVDIDEAVIKVNQIYELAKTASAQGIGKIVGDLRSVLAEIADKNGEWMDDAVLLNALGEAFAEAFLFEEAVGFYDRAIANGKSGAPIKALEQRANCIIRLAVQEFENDPANYASSKTKIEDQIERLNQLMRTVGETTERLSLIGSGYKRLALVLADRAPAACTSALKKMESAYKKAWGGKDGEAYPLKNYLAALILQMLRSGTRSKRKLADIGAQIDAVQKMAVQNQRTSPDDFWANVGVTEAKLVRHLHAHLGGRKNAFSEKVHDELVREYKNAWAQYGSVRELNSILEHYIFLAAVLRNIKAHEDLCRVLEKIAHSLRSINEGVN; this comes from the coding sequence ATGACGACCCTTAAAGTATTCGGACACCGCGACGAAAGCCTGAAGAACGTCCATTTCGGCGAACACCTGCCCAACTTTTCGGTCTCCGAGGCGGTGCAGTTCTCGAACGACCGCGCCTCCTCCAGCGAACAACTGTTGAAGGGCTTGAAAAAGAGCGACGTGGTCGAACTGATCTACGAAGGCGACATCCACCGCTGGGTCACAGTGGAGGAACTGGAACGGGAGTTCAAGTATCAACTGTCGCGCGGGGAGGAGGCGGACGTGCTCGAGATCCCCGCCCAACTGCCCAGCGGCGAGACCTCGCGCGGCGCGCTGACGTGGACGCTCAAGGCATTGCGCGTCCTGAAGTTCGATCCGGTCAAAGCCGCCGCCGGGAAATTTGCCGAATTCTGGGACGGCAGGATCATGCCCAAGCCGGGTCTGTTCCGCTTCGACAAGGGCTTCGATGCGCCCAGCGCAGACATCAAACAGCTTAAACTAAAGGATAAGAAGAAGGCGCTCCTGCTCTTTATTCACGGCACGTTTTCGAGCACGTCCGGCGGCTTCGGCGCTTTCCATCCCGAGGTCTGGGCGGCGCTGCAAGGCGCGTACGGCGAACGCATCTTCGGCTACGACCACAAGACGCTTTCGCTCAGCCCGGTCGAGAACGCGCTTGATCTGGTCAAGCGGCTGCCGGTGGGGGCGACATTGCATCTGGTCACACACTCGCGCGGCGGATTGGTGGGCGAACTGCTCAGCCGCGGCGGGCGGAAGGGGAAGCCCCCGTTCGATGCCGACGACCTGAAACTGGTGTCTGCGAACCCGCTCACTGCCGCGTCCTTGAAGGAACTCTCCGACCTGCTGGCGAAGAAAAGAATCACCGTCGAGCGCTTTGTGCGGGTTGCCTGTCCGGCGCGCGGCACGGCGCTGGCTTCCAAGAAACTCGACCGCTGGCTGGAGGTCATGATCAACGTGATCGGCAAGCTGCTGCCCCCGGGCGCGGCGCAGACCTACAGCGTCATCACCGACCTGCTGTTGGATTTCAAGAAGCAAGCCGCCGACCCGGAGGCGATGCCCGGTCTGGCTTCGATGACGCCTGAGTCGGATTTCATCAAGCTGATCAACCGCCCGGACGTGGAACTCGACGTTGACCTGAGCGTGATCGCCGGGGATATCGAAAAGAATGACGTGGTGGGCAGGCTGGCGGTCTTCTTTACCGATCTTTTCTATTCCGAAGAGCACGATCTGGTGGTGCAAACGCCCGCCATGTACGGCGGACCGACGCGCAAGGGCGGGCGCTACTTCTTCTATAAGGGTCCCGGCGTGCATCATTCCAGTTACTTCTCGAACAAACGCACGGCGGAGGTCGTCCGCGAGGCGTTGACGAACCCCAAGCCCGACAAACTGGATGCGAAGGGCTTCCGTCCGCTCAAGGAGGCATACCTGAGCGCCGTCCCGGAACTTGAACTCGGCGCGCGTTCCTTTCAGAAACGGGCGAACTTGTCCCAGCCGGTGGTGTATGTGCTGCCGGGCATCATGGGCACGCATCTTGCCGAGGGGGGCAGCCGCATCTGGTTGAACGTGCTCGAGCTGGCGCAAGGCAGGATCGCCAACCTGCAGATCACCAGCCGCAAGGTCCAGCCGCAGGCGCTGGTGGCGCTCGCCTACGCCAATTTGGTAGATTATCTGAGCGCGACGCACGAGGTGATCCCCTTCCCGTACGACTGGCGGCTCTCGATCGTGGACGAGTCCAACCGCTTCGCCGACGCGCTGGAAGCGAAACTCAAAGAGACGGATCAGCCCATCCGCATCCTTGCCCACTCGATGGGCGGGCTGGTGACGCGCGCGATGATCGCCCAGCGTCCCAAAGTGTGGGAGCAGGTCAGCAAACGGGACGGCTCGCGCTTCATCATGCTGGGCACGCCCAACCGCGGCTCGTACCAGATCCCACGCCTGATCGTCGGGCAGGAAAAGACCTTCCGTATGCTCGCCATGCTGGACGTCAAGAACTCGGTCCGGCAATTGTTGGATGTCATCGTGCGCTTCCCCGGCGTTCTGCAGCTCCTGCCGATGGGCGCGGACGGGGCGCTCGATTTCCTCGATGCCGCCGCTTGGGAGAAACTCCCCAACGCGGGCGGGAAGTGGGTCAAGCCGCGCGCCGAAGATCTGGCGCAGGCGCGTGCCTTCCATGAACTGCTGGAGGCGGGCAGGAAGAACCTGCAGGACTGGAGCAAGGTCCTGTACGTTGCCGGGTACGGACGCGGCGCGCCGGTCTCGGTTGAGCTTGCCGGGAAAAAGGAAGCCGTCTTCGTCGGCACCAATCAGGGCGATGGGACGGTCCCGTGGGAGTCGGGCATCCTGCCCGAGTTCGGTCAGGACCGCACGTACTATATGGAAGCGCCGCATGGTGATCTGGCAAATCACAAGCCGTCCTTTGCCGCGATCTACGACCTGTTGAATGAAGGCGCGACGACGCGCCTCTCGAAGACCCCGCCGCGCTACGACCGCAGTGAGGAGGAACGCTATCCGCTGCGCGATGAAAGCGTGGAGATCTACCCGTTGCAGTTGGATTTGGAAACGGCAGTGCTTGGCGCGTCCCCGCTGCGCCAGCAGGAGCCCGCTGTGCGGCCCGTCAAGGTCTCGGTCGTGCACGGCAATCTCTCGTTCTGCAGTGACCCGGTGGCGGTCGGACACTACGAAGGTGACGGTCTGTACAGCGCCGAGAAAGCGCTCGATCACCACCTGAACGGACGCCTGTCCGACCGGCTGCAATTGGGCAGGTATCCGGGTCCCGAAGGCACGGCGGACGTTGTCCTGAACGAGGATGGCAGGAAACCCGGCGGCGCGATCATCGTCGGGCTTGGGAAAGCCGGTGAGTTGTCGCCGCATAAATTGACAAGTTCCTTTGCCAATGCCCTGCGTGAGTTCGGCATCAAGGCGGTCGAGAACGATCTGGTCGGGGAGGATGGGGAATTGAAGATCTCCACCCTGCTGATCGGCACGGGCGGCAATGGGCTTTCGGTGACGAATTCGGTGGATGCGATCCTTTCGGCGGTCTTGCAGGCGAACCGGAGTTTTTCGCAGATCGTCGTCGCCGACCAGGGCACATCCCGCTATCGGTACAACATCCGCATCACCGAGGTGCAGTTCGTCGAACTGTTCAAGGATCAGGCGATCCTGGCGGTCAAGGCGTTGGGCTCGCTGCCGGAGAATGAGGCGTTTCAGGTCAACCGCAAATTGCAGAAATTACAGGGCGGCTGGAAGCGCGCCGCCTATGAGGAACCGGCAGGCTGGTGGAAGCGCATCTACATCCGCGCTGAGGAGAAGGACGGCGCGCCCCTGATCTTTTCCGTGCCGACCGACCGGGCGCGGTCGGAGGATTCACGCCTGACCATCCAGCGTCCCAGCCTGGAACGCCTGATCGAACAGGCGGTACGCTTCCCGAACTGGGACCAGAACCTGGCGTCGTCGCTGTTCGAGTTGACCATCCCGAACCGCATCAAAGGTTCCTTCAAAGACATGCAAAGCTCGCTCTTCGTGGTGGATAAGGAAGCCGCGCGCTATCCGTGGGAGTTGATGTACGACCGCCGCTCCGGCGAAGACCTGCCGCTCGTCATCCAGATGGGGATGATTCGCCAGTTCAGCACCTTCAATTTTCAGGAGCGGGTGGTGGATGTCCGCAACAAAAAGGTGATGGTCATCGGCAACCCGGCGGACGCGCCCGAAGGGTTCTCGAACCTGCCCGGAGCGGAGCAGGAGGCGCATCAGGTCGCCTCCAAGCTGGAGGAATTCGGCTTCGAGGTCCAGCGCGCGATCCATGCCGACCCCGGCTACATCATGAACCATCTGTTCTCAAGGGATTACCGCGTCCTGCATCTGGCGGGGCATGGCGTGTACCGCTACACCTATAAGAGGTCGGGCAATGCCAAAGCGGAGGAATATACCGGCATGGTGCTCGGCGACGGCATCTTCCTGACCGCCAATGAGATCAAACAGAAGATGAACATCCCGGAACTGGTGTTCATCAACTGCTGTCACTTGGGCAAGTTCTCGTCGCCGGAAGAGGACCGGGACCCGCGCTACGCCTTCAACGATTTTGCCGCCAGCCTGTCCGAGGAGTTGATCAACATGGGAGTCAAGGCGGTCGTTGCCGCCGGGTGGGCTGTTGACGATGCCGCGGCGTTGACCTTCGCTGAGGTCTTTTACGAGCGCATGCTCAAAGGGGATTATTTCGGGGATGCGGTCAAGGCGGCGCGCGTGGAGACCTACCGCCTGCACAAGGACAGGACCAATACCTGGGGCGCCTATCAATGTTATGGTGACCCGACCTATCGTCTGGTCTTGAGTTTGGGCGGCGGGGGCGGCGGCAGGGACAGGTTTGTCGATATCGATGAGGCGGTCATCAAGGTCAACCAGATCTACGAACTGGCAAAGACCGCGTCCGCGCAGGGCATCGGGAAGATCGTGGGTGATCTGCGGTCTGTGCTGGCGGAGATCGCAGACAAGAACGGCGAGTGGATGGATGACGCTGTCCTGCTGAATGCATTGGGCGAGGCGTTTGCCGAAGCATTCCTGTTCGAGGAGGCGGTCGGTTTTTACGACCGTGCCATCGCGAACGGGAAGTCCGGCGCTCCCATCAAGGCGTTGGAACAGCGCGCGAACTGCATCATCCGTCTGGCGGTGCAGGAGTTCGAGAACGACCCCGCGAACTACGCTTCTTCGAAGACAAAGATCGAGGATCAGATCGAACGCCTGAACCAGTTGATGCGGACGGTCGGCGAGACGACCGAGCGTCTGTCCCTGATCGGGAGCGGATACAAACGGCTGGCGCTGGTGTTGGCGGACAGGGCTCCGGCGGCGTGTACGTCCGCGCTGAAAAAGATGGAATCCGCCTACAAGAAAGCCTGGGGAGGAAAAGATGGCGAAGCCTATCCGCTGAAGAATTATCTCGCCGCGCTCATCTTGCAGATGCTGCGGAGCGGCACCCGCTCAAAGCGCAAACTTGCCGATATCGGAGCGCAGATCGATGCCGTTCAGAAGATGGCGGTACAGAATCAGCGGACATCCCCCGACGACTTCTGGGCAAATGTCGGCGTGACGGAGGCGAAACTGGTGCGGCATCTCCATGCCCACCTGGGCGGCAGGAAGAACGCCTTTAGTGAAAAGGTCCATGATGAGCTTGTCAGGGAGTATAAGAACGCCTGGGCGCAGTACGGCTCGGTGCGCGAACTCAATTCGATCCTTGAGCATTACATATTCCTGGCGGCTGTGCTCAGGAATATCAAAGCGCACGAGGACCTGTGTCGTGTGCTCGAAAAGATCGCTCATTCGCTGCGATCCATAAATGAAGGAGTAAATTGA
- a CDS encoding twin-arginine translocase TatA/TatE family subunit: protein MLGLPRGTEWIVILVIVILLFGPGRIGKIASELGRSIKSFRDGLGGKDDEAETPEQDESK, encoded by the coding sequence ATGTTGGGTTTGCCGCGTGGTACGGAATGGATCGTCATTCTTGTGATCGTCATCCTCCTGTTCGGTCCCGGTCGCATCGGCAAGATTGCGAGCGAACTTGGGCGCAGCATCAAGTCTTTCCGTGATGGGTTGGGCGGCAAGGACGATGAAGCCGAAACCCCTGAGCAGGACGAATCGAAATAG
- a CDS encoding beta-ketoacyl-ACP synthase III encodes MPYAHITGWGMYAPEPVLTNDDIAKLVDTNDEWIRDRTGIRERRIARDHEFPSTLAVEASAKALQVANLVPTELDLIICSTSTPEYIFPATACIIQDQLGASKAGAFDLLAACSGFIYATNMAAQAIRSGSIKNALVIGTETLSRFVNWKDRNTCILFGDGAGAFVLQASDKPGGVLSAVMHSDGSGADLLTLPGGGSHYPATEATIHDGKHFIQMDGKEVFRFATRVMGRATLESLELAGLTTDDIQWIVPHQANYRIIETAAKYLKLPMDKFIVNVDRYGNTSTASIPIAAVEAVEKEQIKSGDKVVFVGFGAGLTWGAMTVEWTGPISSKKPMYPKRYRLFARLRSLLLRAVHFIEGILSRREL; translated from the coding sequence ATGCCGTACGCACATATCACAGGCTGGGGTATGTATGCTCCAGAGCCTGTGCTGACAAACGATGACATTGCCAAACTTGTGGATACCAACGACGAGTGGATCCGCGACCGCACGGGTATCCGCGAACGCCGCATTGCCCGTGACCATGAATTCCCGTCCACGCTGGCGGTGGAAGCGTCCGCCAAGGCGCTTCAGGTGGCGAACCTTGTTCCCACCGAATTGGACCTGATCATCTGCTCGACCTCCACGCCGGAGTATATTTTCCCCGCCACGGCTTGTATCATTCAAGACCAGCTTGGCGCGAGCAAAGCCGGCGCCTTTGACCTGCTTGCCGCCTGTTCGGGCTTCATTTACGCCACCAATATGGCGGCGCAAGCCATTCGCAGCGGCTCCATCAAGAATGCGCTGGTGATCGGCACGGAAACCCTCTCCCGTTTTGTGAACTGGAAGGACCGCAACACCTGCATCCTGTTCGGGGATGGGGCGGGTGCGTTCGTCCTGCAGGCAAGCGACAAGCCCGGCGGTGTGCTCTCCGCGGTCATGCACTCGGACGGTTCTGGCGCCGACCTGTTGACCTTACCCGGCGGCGGCTCCCATTATCCCGCCACTGAGGCGACGATTCACGACGGAAAGCATTTCATCCAGATGGACGGCAAGGAGGTCTTCCGCTTCGCCACCCGTGTCATGGGGCGCGCCACCCTCGAGTCGCTCGAACTGGCGGGATTGACCACGGACGATATCCAATGGATCGTCCCGCATCAGGCGAACTACCGCATCATCGAGACCGCCGCAAAATATCTGAAGCTGCCGATGGACAAGTTCATCGTCAATGTGGACCGCTACGGGAACACATCAACAGCTTCGATCCCGATCGCGGCGGTGGAAGCGGTGGAGAAGGAACAGATCAAAAGCGGCGACAAGGTCGTCTTTGTGGGCTTCGGCGCCGGGCTGACCTGGGGCGCGATGACCGTCGAATGGACGGGTCCCATCTCCTCCAAAAAACCGATGTACCCCAAGCGCTACCGTCTGTTCGCCCGCCTGCGCTCGCTGTTACTGCGCGCTGTGCATTTCATCGAAGGCATTCTCTCGCGCCGCGAACTTTAA